From a region of the Salminus brasiliensis chromosome 4, fSalBra1.hap2, whole genome shotgun sequence genome:
- the ccdc28b gene encoding coiled-coil domain-containing protein 28B produces MEDKRKKRSPKVSLPQPPPPPVNPRKLSVLPASKSATFSLGLPQPPSPKPRGKYKRSVGAMGAAKEVLTVPVIPPKATSRPHKEKPRAPQPAGPSRMSQSSSPLQHSFLTDVSDVREMEGGLLNLLNDFHSGKLQAFGKVCSFEQLEHVREMQEKLARLHFSLDSHVEELSEDQRKSASDRNLEHLLSNLEELSSSIQKLHLAENQDLPKTSGP; encoded by the exons ATGGAGGACAAGAGGAAGAAGCGCAGTCCCAAAGTTTCTCTCCCCCAGCCCCCGCCCCCACCCGTCAACCCCCGCAAACTCTCCGTACTCCCGGCCAGCAAGAGTGCCACCTTCTCTCTGGGCCTTCCCCAGCCGCCGTCCCCCAAACCCAGGGGCAAGTACAAGAGGTCTGTGGGGGCAATGGGAGCAGCCAAGGAGGTCCTGACTGTGCCTGTGATTCCTCCGAAAGCCACCAG CAGGCCTCACAAAGAGAAGCCGCGAGCGCCCCAGCCGGCCGGCCCCAGCCGCATGTCGCAGTCCTCCTCCCCTCTCCAGCATTCCTTCCTCACTGATGTTTCGGATGTGAGGGAGATGGAGGGCGGACTCCTCAACCTGCTCAACGACTTCCACTCGGGAAAACTGCAGGCTTTTG GTAAGGTGTGTTCGTTTGAGCAGTTGGAGCACGTGAGGGAGATGCAGGAGAAACTGGCCCGGCTGCACTTCAGTTTGGACAGCCATGTGGAGGAGCTGTCTGAGGACCAGAGGAAAAGTGCTTCTGACCGCAACCTGGAGCACCTGCTCAGCAAC CTCGAAGAACTCAGCAGTTCCAT ACAAAAGTTGCACCTGGCAGAGAATCAGGACTTGCCCAAGACCTCTGGCCCCTGA
- the iqcc gene encoding IQ domain-containing protein C, whose amino-acid sequence MEQQQQEWRLSLVYFQAQCRGYLTRKDLRSVQAEFEDVVKELEGSLEHLIWRGQFLPKPHFTDRVGLLFRYRQPKIQTQDCPEAPEKLEEKSPPNSEIFVAEKDEEPNGSLQRDARQISTPPEGDREVTVSEGWIEKAEGLNSVALETNGLLQKGPRTCSLLKDVAHTPEALRQHRKALAMELLWIQQAIASRKKYLTLKQKMEVA is encoded by the exons atggagcagcagcagcaggaatgGAGACTAAGCCTCGTCTATTTTCAG GCTCAGTGTCGGGGTTATCTGACCAGGAAAGACCTTCGGTCAGTTCAGGCTGAGTTTGAGGATGTGGTCAAAGAACTTGAGGGTTCTTTAGAGCACCTGATCTGGAGGGGCCAGTTTTTACCCAAACCCCACTTTACTGACCGA GTGGGGCTACTGTTCAGGTATCGTCAACCAAAGATCCAAACACAGGATTGTCCTGAAGCTCCAGAGAAACTGGAGGAAAAGTCACCCCCAAACTCTGAGATCTTTGTGGCAGAGAAAGATGAAGAACCCAACGGCAGTTTGCAGAGAGACGCCAGACAGATTTCCACACCACCAGAGGGCGATAGAGAGGTGACAGTGAGCGAGGGCTGGATTGAAAAAGCTGAAGGTTTGAACAGCGTGGCCTTGGAGACAAACGGCTTACTGCAAaaag GACCCCGGACATGCTCGCTTCTCAAAGATGTAGCACACACTCCTGAAGCTCTGAGACAGCACAGGAAAGCGTTGGCCATGGAGCTACTGTGGATTCAACAGGCCATCGCTAGCAGGAAGAAA TATCTGACCCTGAAACAGAAGATGGAGGTGGCCTAG